From Azotosporobacter soli:
ATGGCTCAAATTCATCGCGGAACCAATACCCTAATGGGGAAGGCAAATCGGAATCTGGCGGCGGGCGTCGGCTGTCTGGTTTTGGTCGTAGTCTTCTTCTACATGCTGTTTATTGAACGGATGGTCGTGACAAGCTGGTACTTCTTACTGCCGATCATGGCGGCTTTGCTCGGCTCCGGCTATTATGTCCGGCGCGGCATCATCTTTCGTTTCGGCGCGCGCGGCGAGACGGTCGGTCTGGCGCATGCGCTGAATCTGCCGGATGACTACCATGTCTTTACTAATCTGAAAATCTGCTATCAGAATTATTGCCAGGAAGCGGATTTGATCATCGTCGGCATCAAAGGCGTCTATGTCGTTGAGGTTAAGAACCATAACGGTAAGATCGTCGGCGACGGCGAGGCGGCGATCTGGACGCAACATAAGATCGGCCGAGGCGGCGGACGTTATTCCAAAGAAATGCCGAACCCGATCAAGCAGGTGCGCGGGCAGGTCTACAAGCTTTCCAAGCTGTTCAAAGAAAACGGCATCAATGTCTGGGTTGACGGGATCGTGCTTTTTACCAATGAAGCCGTCAACGTGCATATCAACAGCAATCAGACAGGCACGCCGGTGCTGCATCCGACGAAGCGCCTGAATCAACACATCCTGACGCATAACAACCGCCAATATCTGAATAAGAATCTGGTCAGCAAAGTCGTTGAAATCCTGAATCAGGTAAAGGACTGAAGATCCTTATATCGAAGCGGCATAGCAGGTCGGTAAAT
This genomic window contains:
- a CDS encoding nuclease-related domain-containing protein — protein: MAQIHRGTNTLMGKANRNLAAGVGCLVLVVVFFYMLFIERMVVTSWYFLLPIMAALLGSGYYVRRGIIFRFGARGETVGLAHALNLPDDYHVFTNLKICYQNYCQEADLIIVGIKGVYVVEVKNHNGKIVGDGEAAIWTQHKIGRGGGRYSKEMPNPIKQVRGQVYKLSKLFKENGINVWVDGIVLFTNEAVNVHINSNQTGTPVLHPTKRLNQHILTHNNRQYLNKNLVSKVVEILNQVKD